The sequence gCTGAAGTAAGTTGTGACACATTCAGTCATTCATGTCCTCATAGCATTTCTCAAGAGCCCTGCACAGAGCCTCAACCTCCTGGTGTCAATGtcacatgtatgtgtgtgtcatcTGTGTAACTACGGTAACTAATGTTGTGGTTCTTTACAACCTGTAACatgtagatgtttttttctgctcctcatGACCCTCAAAACGGATCAACCTGCTTCTCTCCTGCAGCTGTTCTTCATcctgaggaagaaaaacaatcaagtgACCTTCCTGCACGTTTACCATCACGGCACCATGATCTTCAACTGGTGGGCGGGGGTCAAGTATGTAGCCGGAGGACAATGTAAGTCCGACCGCTGTCAGTGACGAGCCCTCACGAGGGCTGAGCACGTCTGACATCCCTGTTGTGCACGTCCCACCTTGTGCAGCGTTCTTCATCGGCCTGGTGAACACTTTTGTCCACATCATCATGTACTCCtactacggcttggcggccatcgGCCCCCACATGCAGAAGTACCTGTGGTGGAAGCGATACCTGACCTCCCTGCAACTGGTGAGCCTCCCGACCTCCGCACGATCCGTATGCATGCAGACTCCCGGCAAATCTGAGCTGTTCCCATGCACCCCTGCAGCTGCAgttcctgctcttcctcctgcacACCGGCTACAACCTGTTCACCCACTGCGACTTCCCAGACTCCATGAACGCCGTGGTCTTCGGCTACTGCGTGaccctcatcatcctcttcagCAACTTCTATTATCAGAGCTACGTCAGCGGGAAGAAGAAGGAGTGAGACCAAAGCTTACAGACAGCAAA comes from Oryzias latipes chromosome 4, ASM223467v1 and encodes:
- the LOC101165545 gene encoding elongation of very long chain fatty acids protein 4, whose product is MAAVWNNVVSLHQTIVENGDKRTDPWLLVYSPVQVFLIFLVYLGVVWAGPRLMKSREPVDLRVVLMVYNFAMVGLSAYMFYEFLVTSWLSDYSLLCQPVDYSTRPLPMRMARVCWWFFFSKVIELSDTLFFILRKKNNQVTFLHVYHHGTMIFNWWAGVKYVAGGQSFFIGLVNTFVHIIMYSYYGLAAIGPHMQKYLWWKRYLTSLQLLQFLLFLLHTGYNLFTHCDFPDSMNAVVFGYCVTLIILFSNFYYQSYVSGKKKE